The genome window AAGCCAATAAGCAGCACACCAATGATCAACCACCAAAGCATTTTTAATGTTTCATAATCAAAAATCATGATTGCTCTCCTTCAGTTTGATCAGTTTTATTTGGCAATTCAAAATGATATTTACCAGTATGTAGCGAGCTTGGTCCTTGCTTAACAAAGCGGATCATCAACCAACCTTCAACAATGGCTAAACCAGTATAGAAAACAATAAATCCAGTTAAGCTAATTAAAATATCGTTTACTGTTAGTGACGACGTGGCTAAAAAGGTCGGCAGTATTTCAGATATAGCCCAAGGTTGACGTCCATACTCAGCAACTATCCAGCCAAATTCAATAGCTATCCACGGTAGTGGAATGCTCAATACGGCAGCCCATAACAACCAGCGTTTTTGCTCAATAACGCGATGTGCGTTGTAGTAAAATGCCAATATAAATACACCCAACATGGCTACACCACAGGCAACCATAATCCTAAATGACCAAAACATAGGGCCTACTTTAGGGAAAGAGTCTTTAACGGCTTTTTGAATGTGCTCTTCGGTAGCATCTACAACATCAGGTGTGTAGCGCTTAAGTAGCAAGCCATAACCTAAATCATCTTTTAGGGTATTAAACTTAGCAACATTTTCTGGCGTATCTTCACCGTTTCTGAGTTTTGTAAGGTATTCATAAGCAATCATACCGTTGCGAATACGTACTTCGTGTTGTTTTTCTAGGTCGTTAATACCCGTTACTTGCTCATCAAGTGAACGCGTAGCAATTAACCCAAGTGCGTAAGGTATTTTAACCGCAGCATGTGTTACTTGCTCTTCTGAATCAGGAAAACCAAATGCGGTAAACGCAGCCGGAGCTTCTTCTGTGTGCCATTCAGCTTCAATCGTGGCAAGTTTTACTTTTTGAACTTCACCTACTTCGTAGCCTGATTCGTCACCAAGTAAAATTACACATAAAATTGATGCTAAACCAAAGCCCGATGCGACCGAAAAAGAACGTTTAGCAAACGCTAAATCACGACCTTTTAATATGTACCAACTACTTATGCCCAGTACAAACATAGATGCAGCTACATAACCTGCCGATACGGTATGAATAAACTTAACTTGTGCTACAGGGTTAAACACAAGCTCTGCAAAGCTGGTCATTTCCATGCGCATGGTTTGATAGTTAAATTCAGCACCTACTGGGTTTTGCATCCAACCGTTGGCAATTAAAATCCACAGGGCTGACATGTTAGTACCAATGGCCATTAAAAAGGTTGCACCTAAATGTTGGCGTTTAGAGAGTCTGTCCCAACCTAAAAAGAACATACCTACAAAGGTCGATTCTAAAAAGAATGCCATTAAACCTTCAATTGCCAGGGGAGCCCCAAAAACATCACCTACGTAATGGGAATAATAAGACCAGTTAGTACCAAACTCAAATTCCATGGTAAGGCCTGTCGCCACACCAATTGCAAAGTTAATACCAAACAATTTTCCCCAAAACTTAGTCATATCACGATAAATTTCGCGACCGGTCATAACATAAACCGATTCCATAATAACTAAAATCCAGGTCATACCTATCGTTAACGGTACGAATAAGAAATGAAAGAGAGCGGTAACAGCAAACTGTAATCGCGATAGATCCACAAAGGTTTCATCTATCATTATTGGCTCCTTGAGAGTGACGGATTAACAGGGCAACATTTAATTGGCAAAGTTAAGGCTTAATGAACTTTCAGTAATTACTGAAAGTTTGTAATAGTATTTACTTTTGTGCAATTTTTGTCAACATACATATTAGTAAAACTTAATATATATTTCCTATGCTACATCAGTATTAAAAACAAACAACATAAAGCCTTAACTTACGTGATAAAAAACCAGTTATTTAAAGCGTTTAACCAAACAGTAAAACACGGTAAACTAACAAGCATGAACGCCTGGTTTACTTGTGAAATAAAATCAAATGAATAAAGATAAAAAACAACTACGTATTGGTATTGTGGCAGGTGAACTGTCGGGCGATATTTTAGGTGAAGGTTTAATTAAAGCCCTTAAAAAACATTTTCCGGACGCTATTTTTGAAGGAATAGCAGGACCTAAAATGCAAGCGCAGGGCTGTAAAACACTTTACGACATGGATGAGCTTTCGGTAATGGGGCTTGTTGAGGTGCTAGGGCGTTTGCCGCGTTTGCTTAAAATACGTAAACAACTCGTGCAGCATTTTGTAGATAACCCACCTGATGTATTTATTGGTATTGATGCACCCGATTTTAACTTACGCGTTGAAAAGCCACTTAAAGATGCGGGCATTAAAACAGTACAGTATGTAAGTCCATCTGTTTGGGCGTGGCGCGAAAAGCGTATACATACAATAAGTGCAGCCACTAACTTAGTGCTTGCGTTACTGCCATTTGAAAAAGAGTTTTACGATAAACACCAAGTGCCATGTACATTTGTAGGTCATACCTTGGCAGACGATATAGCGCTTGAGCACGATGATACTAAAGCACGTGCAGAACTCGGCTTAAGCCTTGATGACAAAGTACTGGCGTTACTTCCTGGTAGCCGAGGCTCAGAAGTTGGTTTACTAAGTGAAACTTACATTAAAACAGCCGCAGAGCTGCAAGCTAAAAACCCCAATCTTAAAGTTGTGGTGCCATTGGTTAACGAAAAACGCAAAGCGCAGTTTACTGATATATTAAACGCTACCGCGCCAAACCTTAAGGTTAGCCTGCTTGATGGACAATCAAAATTAGCGATGCAAGCTGCTGATGCTATTTTATTAGCGTCGGGCACTGCAACACTTGAAGGTATGCTTTATAAAAAGCCAATGGTAGTCGGTTATAAAATAAAGCCGTTGAGCTATTGGATTTTTAAAACCTTATTTACGTTTAATATTAAGTATTTTTCGTTGCCTAATTTATTAGCCGACGAAGAGTTAGTGCCTGAGTTTTTACAAAGTGAGTGTAATGTGGCTAATTTAACCAATGCGCTTACTCCTATGCTTAATACAGATAACATTGAGCTAAAAGCACGCTTTTTAGCTATTCACGAAAAAATTAGATTAAATGCCAGCGAACAAGCAGCCAACGCTGTGGCGGAGTTAATAAATGCAAATTGATAGACCTAATGTATCCTTAATTGCCGGTGTAGATGAAGTAGGGCGCGGCCCGCTTGTTGGTGATGTAGTTACTGCCGCCGTCATTTTAGATCCCACTAAACCAATAGCTGGCTTAGCGGATTCTAAAAAATTAACAGATAAAAAACGCCAAGCGCTTGCGATTGAAATAAAAGAAAAAGCATTGTGTTATGCCTATGGGCGCTGCAATCCAACAGAAATTGATGAGTTAAATATTCTGCACGCGACTATGCTTGCCATGACCCGTGCAGTAGAGGCATTAAGTACGCAACCTGAATTTGTATTTATAGATGGTAATCGTTTGCCAAAACTCACTATGCCAGCGCAAGCTATTGTTAAAGGCGATAGCTTAGTGGCAGAAATTTCAGCGGCGTCTATTTTAGCTAAAGTAGCACGCGATGATGAAATGATTGAGCTTGATAAACGCCACCCTGAATATGGCTTTGCAGGGCACAAAGGGTATCCAACAAAAGCACATTTTGCAGCGCTTGAGCAGTACGGCGCGATTGATGAGCATCGTAAAAGCTTTAAACCTGTGCAGCGTGTATTGGCGCAAGCCAATGGTGAGGGTTAAGCATGGCTGCTCCTGATTTTGTTCATTTAAGAGTTCATTCAGATTTTTCGATGGTTGACGGCCTTGCTAAAACAAAGCCAATAGTTGCTAAAGCGCAAGAGCTGCAAATGCCCGCTATTGCGATTACCGATCAAATGAACTTTTGTGGCTTAGTGCGTTTTTACGGCGCAACACATAACGCCGGTATTAAGCCTATTGTGGGTGCTGACTTTTGGGTTCGTAGCCCAGAATTTCCTGATGAGCCAAGCCGCTTAACCATATTAGCCAAAGACAACGACGGCTATAAAAATATTACCTTATTAATATCTAAAGCGTATCAACGTGGGCATGTGTTTCATCGCCCAGTGATTGACCGAGAATGGCTGGTGGAGCATAAAACGGGCTTAATTATTCTCTCGGGCGCTAAAGATGGTGACTTAGGTAAAGCGTTATTAAAAAATAATCCAAGTGTTATTGAATCGGTAGTTAGCTTTTACAAGCAGCATTTTAGCGATAACTACTACCTTGAACTTGTGCGCACTAACCGACCGCTTGAAGAAGACTACTTACACATGGCGGTAGAGCTTGCTACCAAAGAGCAGTTACCTGTTGTAGCGACCAACGAAGTAGTGTTTTTAAAGCCTGAAAACTTTGAAGCGCACGAAATTCGCGTTGCTATTTTTGACGGCTACACGCTTGACGATAAACGCAGGCCTAAACGATTCTCTGAAGAACAATACCTAAAAACATCAGAGCAAATGGCTGAGCTGTTTAGCGACATTCCAGAAGCGCTACAAAACACAGTAGAAATAGCTAAACGTTGTAATGTAACGGTTCAGCTAGGGACTTACTTTTTACCTGATTACCCAACTGGCTCACTTAAGATTGATGAGTTTTTAGTTAAAGTGTCAGAAGATGGCCTTGAAGAGCGATTACAGTTTTTATTCCCCGACGAAGAAGAGCGAAAAGTAAAACGTGTAGAATACGATGAGCGACTTGATATAGAGCTTGGCGTAATTAACCAAATGGGATTCCCAGGTTACTTCTTAATCGTAATGGAGTTTATTCAGTGGAGTAAAGATAACAATATTCCTGTTGGACCTGGCCGTGGTTCAGGTGCTGGTTCATTGGTTGCTTACGCACTTAAAATTACTGACTTGGATCCGCTTGAGTTCGATTTGCTTTTTGAACGATTTTTGAATCCTGAACGTGTATCAATGCCCGATTTCGACGTCGATTTTTGTATGGACAGACGAGACGAAGTAATTGATCACGTGTCGGCTTTGTATGGGCGTAATGCGGTATCGCAAATTATTACCTTTGGCACCATGGCTGCAAAAGCGGTAATACGCGATGTAGGGCGAGTGCTTGGGCACCCTTACGGGTTTGTTGATCGTATTTCTAAAATGATTCCAGGCGATCCTGGGATGACACTTGCTAAAGCGTTTGATATAGAACCGCGCTTGCAAGAAGCCTACGATGGCGATAACGAAGTAAAAGATTTAATCGACATGTGTCGCATCCTAGAAGGGTGTACACGTAACGCCGGTAAACATGCGGGTGGCGTAGTAATATCGCCAACCACTATTACCGACTTTGCCGCGCTTTATTGCGATGACGAAGGTAAGTTTCCGGTAACGCAATTTGATAAAAACGACGTAGAAACTGCAGGCTTAGTTAAGTTCGATTTCTTGGGTTTACGTACACTGACTATATTGCAGTGGGCGGTCGAAATGACCAATGTGCGCATGGAGCGCCAAGGTAAAGACCTCGTTGATATAAATACCATCCCACTTGATGATAAAAAAAGTATTGAGTTGCTACTTCGCGCTGAAACGACTGCTGTATTCCAGCTAGAGTCGCGCGGTATGAAAGACTTAGTACGCCGACTTAAGCCCGACTGCTTTGAAGATATGATTGCACTCGTGGCCTTGTTCCGACCAGGTCCGCTGCAATCTGGCATGGTAGATAACTTTATCGACCGAAAACTGGGCCGCGAAGAAATCTCATACCCAGATGCGCAGTATCAGCACGAAAGCTTAAAACCAATACTTGATCCAACGTACGGCATTATCTTGTATCAAGAACAAGTAATGCAAATTGCGCAAGTACTAGCAGGTTACACGCTAGGTGGCGCCGACATGCTGCGTCGTGCAATGGGTAAGAAAAAACCCGAAGAAATGGCAAAGCAGCGTTCAACGTTTGAAGATGGCGCAAGAAATAACGGCATTGACGGCGAACTCGCAATAAAAATCTTCGACTTGGTAGAAAAGTTCGCAGGTTACGGTTTTAATAAATCTCACTCGGCGGCGTATGCACTTGTTTCGTATCAAACGCTGTGGATGAAAACGCATCATCCTGCAGAGTTTATGGCTGCGGTAATGTCGGCTGATATGGATAACACCGACAAAATCGTTATTTTGGTGGATGAATGTGAAAACATGAAGCTCACCTTATTGCCGCCAGATGTGAATGCAGGTGAGTTTAAGTTTACAGTAAACTTGCAAGGCGAGATTGTTTACGGCATTGGCGCGATAAAAGGCGTGGGTGAAGCACCGGTTGATGCAATATTAGAAGCGCGTGCAAAAGGGGGCCCATTTAAAGATTTATTTGATTTTTGTGCTCGAGTTGATTTAAAACGCTTAAATAAACGCGTGACCGAAAAATTAATTTATTCAGGTGCACTCGATAATTTAGGGCCAGAAAAAACCCAAGCTGGCCGTGCTACATTACTAGCTAGTTTAAAAAGTGCAATGCGGGCAGCCGACCAACACAACAAAGCTGAGCTATTAGGGCAAAGTGATTTGTTTGGTTTATTAGCCACTGAGCCTGACGAAGTTGAACAAGCCTTTATTAAAGCCACAGGCCTAACTGATAACGAATGGTTAGATGGTGAAAAAGAAACCCTAGGCCTTTATTTAACTGGGCATCCGATAAATCAGTACCGCCGTGAGCTTAGGCATTATACCAGCGGGAAAATAGTTGATTTACAGCCAACGAACCGCGATGTATTTGCAACAGCCGCAGGTTTGGTGATTGCTTCTAGGGTATTAATTAATAAAAAAGGAAATCGTTGGGCCTTAGTAACTTTAGATGACAAGAGTGCACGGATTGATGTACGCTTGTATTCAGACGAGTTTGAAAAGTACCAAGATATGCTCCAAGTTAACAATATCTTGGTAATATCTGGACAGGTCAGCTTTGATAACTTCTCCGGTGGTATTACAATGACCGCCAGAGAAATAAACACCATTGCTCAAGCGCGTGAAAAGCGTATTAAAGCGATTAAAATGACGCTGAACATGGTGCAAGTCGAGGCAGGTTTCTTCGATAAATTACAAAAAGTACTCGAACCCTATAAAATGGGAACGTGTCCGATCAAGGTTTATTACCAACGTCCAGATGCGTTGGCACAATTAACTCTTGGGATCGAATGGTGTGTTACGCCAAGTGACGATTTAATTCATAAGTTATCACTAATGGCTGCGCAAGATGTAGAACTAGAATTTAACTGATTAGGTAGTTTAGAGCATGAGCCTCAATTATCTTGATTTTGAGCTTCCAATTGCAGAATTAGAAGCAAAAATTGAAGAATTACAAAATATAAGCCGCGCTGGCGAATTAGACCTTGAGTTAGAAGAGGAAGTCAGCAAATTAAAAGAAAAAAGTGCCAAACAAAAACAGGAGATTTTTTCTAATTTAGGCGCTTGGCAAGTATCACAGTTAGCACGTCATCCGTTGCGTCCTTACACTCGAGATTATATCGAGCGCATTTTCACGGAATTTGACGAGTTTGCTGGCGATCGTACTTTTGCTAACGATCCGGCTATTTTAGGAGGCGTTGCGCGTTTAGATGGCGAACCAGTAATGGTTATTGGCCAACAAAAAGGCCGTGACACTGCTGAAAAAATTAAACGCAACTTTGGTATGCCAAAGCCAGAAGGTTACCGTAAAGCATTACGCTTAATGGAAATGGCTGAGCGTTTTAAAATGCCAATCATGACCTTTATCGACACGCCGGGTGCATACCCAGGTGTTGGCGCTGAAGAACGTGGTCAATCTGAAGCAATCGCGCGTAACTTAAAAGTAATGGCGACACTTAAAGTGCCGACAATATGTACGGTTATTGGTGAAGGCGGTTCAGGTGGTGCATTAGCGATTGGTGTTGGCGAC of Pseudoalteromonas arctica A 37-1-2 contains these proteins:
- the rnhB gene encoding ribonuclease HII, yielding MQIDRPNVSLIAGVDEVGRGPLVGDVVTAAVILDPTKPIAGLADSKKLTDKKRQALAIEIKEKALCYAYGRCNPTEIDELNILHATMLAMTRAVEALSTQPEFVFIDGNRLPKLTMPAQAIVKGDSLVAEISAASILAKVARDDEMIELDKRHPEYGFAGHKGYPTKAHFAALEQYGAIDEHRKSFKPVQRVLAQANGEG
- the dnaE gene encoding DNA polymerase III subunit alpha: MAAPDFVHLRVHSDFSMVDGLAKTKPIVAKAQELQMPAIAITDQMNFCGLVRFYGATHNAGIKPIVGADFWVRSPEFPDEPSRLTILAKDNDGYKNITLLISKAYQRGHVFHRPVIDREWLVEHKTGLIILSGAKDGDLGKALLKNNPSVIESVVSFYKQHFSDNYYLELVRTNRPLEEDYLHMAVELATKEQLPVVATNEVVFLKPENFEAHEIRVAIFDGYTLDDKRRPKRFSEEQYLKTSEQMAELFSDIPEALQNTVEIAKRCNVTVQLGTYFLPDYPTGSLKIDEFLVKVSEDGLEERLQFLFPDEEERKVKRVEYDERLDIELGVINQMGFPGYFLIVMEFIQWSKDNNIPVGPGRGSGAGSLVAYALKITDLDPLEFDLLFERFLNPERVSMPDFDVDFCMDRRDEVIDHVSALYGRNAVSQIITFGTMAAKAVIRDVGRVLGHPYGFVDRISKMIPGDPGMTLAKAFDIEPRLQEAYDGDNEVKDLIDMCRILEGCTRNAGKHAGGVVISPTTITDFAALYCDDEGKFPVTQFDKNDVETAGLVKFDFLGLRTLTILQWAVEMTNVRMERQGKDLVDINTIPLDDKKSIELLLRAETTAVFQLESRGMKDLVRRLKPDCFEDMIALVALFRPGPLQSGMVDNFIDRKLGREEISYPDAQYQHESLKPILDPTYGIILYQEQVMQIAQVLAGYTLGGADMLRRAMGKKKPEEMAKQRSTFEDGARNNGIDGELAIKIFDLVEKFAGYGFNKSHSAAYALVSYQTLWMKTHHPAEFMAAVMSADMDNTDKIVILVDECENMKLTLLPPDVNAGEFKFTVNLQGEIVYGIGAIKGVGEAPVDAILEARAKGGPFKDLFDFCARVDLKRLNKRVTEKLIYSGALDNLGPEKTQAGRATLLASLKSAMRAADQHNKAELLGQSDLFGLLATEPDEVEQAFIKATGLTDNEWLDGEKETLGLYLTGHPINQYRRELRHYTSGKIVDLQPTNRDVFATAAGLVIASRVLINKKGNRWALVTLDDKSARIDVRLYSDEFEKYQDMLQVNNILVISGQVSFDNFSGGITMTAREINTIAQAREKRIKAIKMTLNMVQVEAGFFDKLQKVLEPYKMGTCPIKVYYQRPDALAQLTLGIEWCVTPSDDLIHKLSLMAAQDVELEFN
- the accA gene encoding acetyl-CoA carboxylase carboxyl transferase subunit alpha gives rise to the protein MSLNYLDFELPIAELEAKIEELQNISRAGELDLELEEEVSKLKEKSAKQKQEIFSNLGAWQVSQLARHPLRPYTRDYIERIFTEFDEFAGDRTFANDPAILGGVARLDGEPVMVIGQQKGRDTAEKIKRNFGMPKPEGYRKALRLMEMAERFKMPIMTFIDTPGAYPGVGAEERGQSEAIARNLKVMATLKVPTICTVIGEGGSGGALAIGVGDRVNMLQYSTYSVISPEGCASILWKSADKAPLAAEAMGVTAERVKELDLISNLIDEPLGGAHRNYDAMARNLKVRLKRDLADLQALTLEEMLDQRYKRLMSFGYC
- a CDS encoding cytochrome ubiquinol oxidase subunit I, which codes for MIDETFVDLSRLQFAVTALFHFLFVPLTIGMTWILVIMESVYVMTGREIYRDMTKFWGKLFGINFAIGVATGLTMEFEFGTNWSYYSHYVGDVFGAPLAIEGLMAFFLESTFVGMFFLGWDRLSKRQHLGATFLMAIGTNMSALWILIANGWMQNPVGAEFNYQTMRMEMTSFAELVFNPVAQVKFIHTVSAGYVAASMFVLGISSWYILKGRDLAFAKRSFSVASGFGLASILCVILLGDESGYEVGEVQKVKLATIEAEWHTEEAPAAFTAFGFPDSEEQVTHAAVKIPYALGLIATRSLDEQVTGINDLEKQHEVRIRNGMIAYEYLTKLRNGEDTPENVAKFNTLKDDLGYGLLLKRYTPDVVDATEEHIQKAVKDSFPKVGPMFWSFRIMVACGVAMLGVFILAFYYNAHRVIEQKRWLLWAAVLSIPLPWIAIEFGWIVAEYGRQPWAISEILPTFLATSSLTVNDILISLTGFIVFYTGLAIVEGWLMIRFVKQGPSSLHTGKYHFELPNKTDQTEGEQS
- the lpxB gene encoding lipid-A-disaccharide synthase, producing the protein MNKDKKQLRIGIVAGELSGDILGEGLIKALKKHFPDAIFEGIAGPKMQAQGCKTLYDMDELSVMGLVEVLGRLPRLLKIRKQLVQHFVDNPPDVFIGIDAPDFNLRVEKPLKDAGIKTVQYVSPSVWAWREKRIHTISAATNLVLALLPFEKEFYDKHQVPCTFVGHTLADDIALEHDDTKARAELGLSLDDKVLALLPGSRGSEVGLLSETYIKTAAELQAKNPNLKVVVPLVNEKRKAQFTDILNATAPNLKVSLLDGQSKLAMQAADAILLASGTATLEGMLYKKPMVVGYKIKPLSYWIFKTLFTFNIKYFSLPNLLADEELVPEFLQSECNVANLTNALTPMLNTDNIELKARFLAIHEKIRLNASEQAANAVAELINAN